Below is a genomic region from Rana temporaria chromosome 3, aRanTem1.1, whole genome shotgun sequence.
ggtcggcttgtaaattggtgacatcctgcaaggacgttattccactgcatagcttggtgtcatctgcaaagacagaaatgttacttttgatctcagacccaatatcatttataaatatagtaccggagcagtattctcaccaaccagggatggtgaagaattgggaaagTTCAGCAGGTAACAAGCCAGGGATCcagccagtggggtgaagcttgaggagtatctggagtgccaagctagggacccagcagggaagcggggttgACGCTTGAGAAAGATACTTAAGAAGATTTGAAGAGCTcacgggattcagtggcagtgaatcagcaaGTTTAGTGATAGAGACTGAGAGCTCAGGGGGCTGAGaatctacaagaagtgattgtataAAAGTAAAGGAGTTTGTTACAATTTGCGTTAGGAACTGTgctaagactgttgccataggaggcGGCActtctacacatgcagatgtggtgtcttgctggatgcctttccctgcatggtttCCACCTGTAGAAGGTACAGAGTCTACTAATTGACATTGCAACTACCTaaaggtgtcctggccctaaaccctctctcccactgttctgttcaagagaaaataaatctcaTTACATTCAAGAAGTTTCTGGTGCCCATGAATCTAACTTggattgcacccactatgccttgcaACCCACTCTATACAGAAGTGCTTGGCTCTGGAGGTTCTTATtagactaaggccccatgcacatgagacgctggtaaacgcctgttcagaggcatttggacagctttttcaactgcctctgaacacattcaatgttatcctatgtgtccatgcacacagtcacgtttttctgcgtttttcggcagttgcgtttatgctcgttTTGCGGTAAAACGCtgtgaaattcgcggcaaaacggGCGTTAAACGCAGTTTTTTGcatttgaaaacgtgtgtttaaatgagtttgcatctgcgtctcatgtgcatggggccttaaagagGCCTGGGACTTTGCTACAACAGTATAAAGCATTATCAAACATTCTTTGCCACAGTTCACCAATGCATTTCAATGAATGTATAATCTTCATCAGGCGATAGTAGAAGTACCTgcataaaagaaaaatggaaaagcATACTACCAGGAATGTATATGATGTTTGTAAATGATTAAAAGCATATACTGTAACTCACACAAAGTACCAGAGTAAGAAATGAAGGTACCGTAATTAGAAATTCATCTTAAAGGACCCCAAAGCCTAAACGATCCTAACAAGGTCTATATAATGAAGGGAAAAACTTTGTGATGTATGCTGTTTGCCAAACTTGTATGAATTgtttttccaaaacaaaaaattgaTAATACATTTATTGGTCTGACCCTGAATATAGGAATCTTAGATGACAGgatacaggaaagaaaatcaccatTGAACTTCACACTTTCAAGATGAAATCTAAATATAAAATATCCATAAATCAAAACAATATAGTAAGATGCAAACATAATTTCCAAATTATGGCATCAAAAAATAAGTGAAAGCAATCGTCaaaatcaaaactaaaaaaatcaaTCTTTGAAATGTCCCAATTGTTGTAGTTTTGGCTGCATTAAAGTCCCATGGGAGACATTTTTCTTTGACCCTTAGAACATCAAGAGCTGATGttcagaaatacatacaggagttGAGTACCCAGAATAGAGTAATGAAAAGGATAGCTAGCCTAAGTCAGACCCTGgttaaaatagagagcaggagtaAAAATGAACATTTTGGGGATGTAAGAAGCCACTTTCCCAAGAAACTCCTACAGATTCTTCGGTGGAGTGAATATCTTTGCTGTGTTATGTTTGGCGTTATTTGACATACTGGGGATATCTGTATCTGTTGTACTGTATAATTGTATGTATATGCCTAATTGAAACTTATTGCTAAAGCATTTTGGTTATGTGGTGTGCTTACTCTATATATttaaaagcagtttttttttcactctgACAAGCGTGACTGCAAAGGAGGTAGtgaagtggccaataaaacatttattttctattttttctgaGCAGCCTCTTACCTGCAAGTGCTGCTAATGCGTCAATTTGTTTACACTGTAACCACTCCTTTTGTATATAATCTATAGAAAAGTTCATAGGCTTTCCCTATTTTTTGGGATCTGCTACTGTAATGTGCCCTTTTCCTCTTTTTTAACTGTCGCTATTTTGCCATTTTCctcttttttaaatgttgttaatGTGACCTATTCctcttttttaaatgttgctaATGTGACCTATTCCTCTTTTTTAACTGGTGCTAATGTGCCCTTTTCCTATTTTTTAACTGTTGCTAATGTGACCTTTTCCTCCTGCTCCTCCATCTCTTTCAATAAGATTCTTTcgtggtgcctccatggcagtatacaagtgatagagctccgcgtcaactcctccttcaggactagtgaatagcataaattaaaggtataacccctcccccaatattctcctttttttcctcatacctctTGAACTGGTGAAGAGTAGCAGTACATCCATACTTCTGCCTTTGGCATCGTCCGTTGGGTTCAGCCTCTCTTGTGCACTGCGGTATTAATAAGACTGGGAACCCCTTCTGTGGATCTTTTGGGGTCTTGCAGAGTTTCCTCACAGGAACACAGTATGTTGGTGTTTCAAGAACAAAGGAATGCTGGTGGATGCAGCGGGAGGTTCAGCTTCCTTTTCTTCCTTGGTCCTTTCttactttttaaaagaaaaaaaaagataagaaagttAGGTAATAAAgctttttatttaataataatttttgtccTCTTTAAGACATTTAAATCCTTTAAGACATTTAAATCCCttatcctttaaaggggttgtaaacactcatgatttttcactttaatgcattctatgcattaaggtgaaaaaccttttttaGTGATgcagccccctgttttacttacctagaTGCTTTCATCTTCTGTTCGGGAATGAGCACACCATCTGTAGCTGGTGTAccgattgaatagattgatagtagtgcagccattggctcccattgctgtcaatcaaatccaatgacgctggTGCCGGGGGCAGAGCCGAGTCGGGCATTCGTGTCTATAGACGCAGAATGCTGGACCCAGGAATGCGCCCATAAGGTAACCCCCCGGAagagcacttctcctagggggttatctgaagtgAGGAGGagccaccaagggaccccagagGATGGTGTTCGGGGTGACTTTGTgctaaacgagctgcacagtggaggtgagtataacatgtttgttatttttttatcagtgccacctaccagtgcccacagcgCCACCTACctttgcccaccagagccacccatcaatgcccaccatgttgccaatcaatgcccatcagtgactcATCATCAGTGTCtcgatcagtgctgcctatcagtgtcacctaccagtgcccatcagtttcacctctcagtgtcacctatcagtgccgcctcagaaagtgcctatcagtgtggcctatcagtgcagcctatcagtgaccataagTCGCTGGGGAAAATTCTATCAGTACAAGGGCTACGTTTAAACTCTTTTGTCCTGCAGGACAAGCTGGGTCTATTTAAAGTGCCACTGTTATACTGTATGTTTTATTGCTTGTTTTGTAATAtgtgactctcttttgtgtacaATGAAACGTTGATTTGCGCTGATATTATTGCCCATCTGAATCTTACATAAACAAAATATTTTCTTCATCAAAAGTGGTGTGTTTATCCCTTGTGTGATTACCCAGGTGACATCTGGTTATAGTTTTACGGTGGATCTCAACAGGGTTGGTGCCATCAAAAATGAACAGGCGTCCCATTATACTCAGCGGCCCCTAAAGGGGGTATCGCTACATATGTATGTTACctgtgtatttagctgcttgCCAGAagttcatttttaaataaatgagatAAAATGAAATCTCTGCTTGTACTAAGAGGACACATTTGCATTGTAATAACCCACCTTAGCTTTCTCTAGCATTTAAGCAtaagtttttaaaatacattagATGTTTTCTAGCAAGGACTTGAGAATGATTTTAGAATGGAAATGTTCTGTATTTCCATTCTAATTAAAATTTAAATAGCAGTATGTGGAAAAATTTAAAATCTGCAGTACATTAGTGATAAAGTCATTAAATGTAAAAGGAATCAGTATTTTTGTGTGCTCTAAATAATATATTACACATTAGCTGTATTTTAAATGCATGTGATATCTTAATTGAAAATGACACACAAAGACTTATCACAGCAAATGCAAACAAGGCAGGATATGAACCACTAAGCAAACTCGTAGTGGATTAATTTTTTTATCTTGACCTGCTGCAGTGGCCTGCATTGAACATTTCCAATCCATGTCTAGCAGCAGCAAGCAAGTTCTTCTAATTATGCAATGGGGGAATGTGCTCTGTtggcttaaagtggtattaaagctttgtttttgtttttttgcttttttaaaataacaaacatatataaatatacttacctcctctgcagtattttttcacagagcagcttcGATCCATTTCTTTTCGGGTCAAGCTgtgcccccagagaaagctgCTTGCCCTGGGGGCACCGCTTTGTCTTTGCTCCTGAGCCGCTGCTCTATGCGTCCATAAGAGACATAGAGCCGCAGCTTGCCCCCACCCCTGCTCTCTatctcattggctcactagctGTGGTTTacagctcccgctgctgtctcagccagtgaggagggagagtcctgagaCAACCAAAGCTATCCTGAACATCACTGAATCGGAGGGTagtcagtagagctgcacgattaatcgtttatAGATCGCAATTTAaattcacccccctccccaacGATCTCCAGGCTGGATTAGCTTGATTTTGAGTATCACTGTcggaaccagcgtggaacgcaaatggcccACTGACGTCAGCAACCAGAACTGACGTTAGTCAGCAATGTAACGTCATCCCATGCAATGGAATCCTAGTCCGTGCAGAATTAGAAGTCCCACCACCCCGCACAGGCCCCGGCCTCCCTCCCGCACTCACCGTAGTCTCACTCCTCCTGGTGGATTCCTCTCCGTAGACTCTGAGTTCTGATCTACCCGCACAACTCAGTACCTGTACTGCCCCGCCCACATGTACACGTCACCCGTCTTGGGGAGCGCCACCTACAGGAGGAGAGTGCTAAGGGCCGGGACTTGTAATcacagggggagggagaggagggattACTGAGACACACAGAGGTGTGTAAAAGGTTAtttcctggccagtcctcccgtcagcacatcatgggttaatccctcctttggtccaccagtaccaccttcttttagctaataagtagggggcccctcctcccagtccttgttccttttttttggtcggaCGACCAGACCACTAGAAGACTCTTCCAGAAACTACAAAATGAAGAGGATATTACCCCCCTACCGAACCAATCCCacccaggttcagcctctcctcggGTTGGAAGGTCCAGAAGTAGTAAAGGTATGAACCTTTATGACCCTGGACGCTCAGGTGCATGAGCTGCGGGCATTATAGCTTTAGAAGAGCTTACTTTATGATTGGGGGCTGTGGTGTGTCTCTTCCGTTTGCTGTAGCATGTGTGCTCTCTTCCTGCTCTGAATCTGGACTCCTTAGGAgcgcgccgccccccccctccctccactttCTGTCAGGCAGCGATGATGTCACAGGGGGCGGTGCCGGaggcgtgccggggggcgggtCTCAGAGTACTATATAATCTGGCAATGGCAGAAAGCTCAGTGCGGTCTGCCACTGCTCTGGAGAAGGAAGTGTGAGGTAAGCCTCCTGCTAGGGAGGAGATGAGAGAGATTGTGTCAGCATTGCAGCGCTGGGCTGTTCTTTTTAAAGAGGATGTTTTTCTTTCTCACCTTATCTGAGTATTCAACAATCGTCCTAACTACCTGCTGCCACCCTGAATCACTTTCTTTGTTGATCTAAGGTAAAAATACCTATTAAAGGGGcagtgttgttttaaaaaaaaaaaaaaaaaaagagagagaataatagaaaaaaatagtatatatatatatatatatatatattttttttttagtgtacatatatgtgtatatagaggtattTGAGACAGATATGTAAGGATATGTAGATAGATAGGtgtataggtttaaaaaaaaaataaaaaataaaaataataataataataaataaataaaatatatttatataataatatatatatatatatatatatagatacatatatttattagggACTCCGTCTGATGTTCCTGTCCTGATTTTTTATACAGCATGAGCTCACAACAGCCCCAGAATGCACCAAGATCTCCGGACAGGTAGGAGGGGTCAACGGGGGCCACAGTTTAAAAGAGTGCGCACCAAGAGCTAAAAGTAGTTTTTCTTGGTTGTCTTTTTAGGAGCAGAAGCCCTAAAATAAGACATGAACGGAGAAAGAAGTCCCGCCACCGCTCAAAATCTCCGCAGGCGTCTGGCTCTCGGGCAACGCATAAGTCCCATTCCAGCCCAGCACGCAAATCCAGTCACTCTGCGACTGTAGCAGAGCAAGATGGGTCAAGACCCCGCCCAGACGATGGTCTTTGTTGGGCATGTTCGGCTCCATCCGAACCTGGCAAGCTTCTTTGCGCCGGCTGCATTAAAGATATGGCTACAGACCGGGAAGCAGAGGCAAAAAGAATTAAAGACTATATCCAAGACGCAGTAGCAGAGGGTATTCAGGCAGCCTCAGCTACCAAAACACCTAGATCAAGGCCCAAAGTTAGTAGCGTCAATCAGCCAGGACGAGACGATTCACCTACTCGGGAGACGCTATCACCAGGCTCATCGGACTCTGAAGAGCCCTCAGAgtatttatttgattttcaatATATTGAATCATTTGTCACAGCCATAAGAGAGGCCATTGACTGGGATCAGGATGTTCAGCCgcctgaaaaaattaaaagattttttcCTAGCCGTAAGAGACAAGGGGTTACCTTCCCCCTCTTACCAGAAATCCGAGAATGGTTCGAGGAAGAATGGGAAAGGCCAGAAAGGAGGGCAAACGTTCAAAATCGTTTCTCAAGGTTGTACCCTTTTAAAACTCCAGAGGCAGACCTTTGGGACTCACCATTGGGCATAGATGTGGCCTTACAGCGCTTGGCCAGACAGGTCGCGCTGCCTTTGCAGGATTCCACGACCTTTAGAGATCCAATGGATAGACGTGCAGACACAGATCtgaaaaaggtatactcagccgCAGGTGCAGCGTGTCGCCCGGCCATTGCCCTAACTTCAGTCTCCAGGGCACTCAAGGTCTGGACCACGAGAACCCAAGCAGCCCTTAAAGCAGAGACAGGCTCAGAAGCACTCATACAAACAATGGAGGATTTCGATCTTGCTGCCGATTTCATAGCAGAAGCCTCTATGGACTTGACAAAGCTACTTGCAAAGATCATGGCTTTTGCAGTGACGGCAAAGAGGGCTCTTTGGTTGCGGCATTGGGGCGCAGACAGCACCTCCAAACTGAGTCTCTGCAATATTCCGTTTAACGGCAAGGTGCTGTTCGGAAAGACCCTAGAAGAAGCTATCAGTCGGGCTACAGGGGGAAAATCGGGTCTAATGCCACAGAGACCCAGGAAGAGACAGCAGGCCACTCGGCCAGCCCAGCCAGAGTACAAAAGGGCGTATGACGCCAGGGCATACAGGCCAGGACGGGAATATACAAGACCCTACTGGAAAAACCCACAAAATTCGTTTTTGCGGAAGGTAAAGTCTAGAGCGGCGCAGACCGCAAAGAAACCCGAGAAGTCCTTTTGACGGGATATCCGCCCGTCCTGTCCAGGTGGGCGCCAGATTAATGTCCTTCTGGGGAGTATGGGCGGAAGAAGTCAGGGACCAATGGGTCCGCAAGACAATCAGATACGGTTACAAAATATCTTTTCAGCAGAAACCACCCAATACGGTGGTCCATACAGAATGGCCAACAGATCAGAAAAAACGGAACTGCTTACAAGAATATTTAACCGGCTTGCAGCAAAAGAAGGCAATCTCACCGGTACCCCCATGTCAACAAGGAAAAGGGGTATATTCTCCAATCTTTCTAGTTCCCAAAGCATCAGGAGATCTCAGACCAGTTTTGGACCTGAGGGTTTTAAACCACTTCATAGAGCCCAAGACATTCAAGATGGAATCCATATTTACAATCATCTCTGTGTTGCAACCAGGAGATTGGCTGATATCAGTCGATCTAACGGATGCATATCTGCACGTCCCAATCAACAAAAGACATCAAAAATATCTAAGATTCCTGGTGGGGGAAGACCACTTTCAATTCCGGTGTCTGCCCTTcggcatcagcacagccccaCGAATATTTTCCAAAATCTTGCTAGCAGTGATTGCCATCATTCGCCTGAAGGGCATAAAGATTTttcactacctagacgacatTTTGGTAGTGGCACGTTCAAGCAAAGAACTTGCGGGTCAACGCGAAATGGTTCTGAAAATCCTATCAAGGTTTGGCTGGATCATCAACAAACAAAAGAGTCAATTAATTCCCTCACAACAGATGGAATATCTGGGACTGGTCTTCAATACAAACAGAGGCCTGGTCCTTCTACCCGAACGAAAGAAGGCAGAGTTGGTAGCTTGCGTTGGCAGCGTGATGAGATCGTCATCGCTAACGGCGAGAGACTGTATGACCCTACTCGGGATGTTCACTGCAGCAAGCCCAGCCATCCCTTGGGCAAGGTTCCACACAAGAGCCTTCCAGACAACCTTCCTGAACCAATGGGATGGTACCTCTCTCCACCAAAGGATCCTCATTCCGAGTGGGATTCGACAGAACCTAGCCTGGTGGAAGTCATCAGAGAACCTGTCGCGGGGCATTCCCCTCAGCCCCGGGGACTGGGTTCTGATAACTTCGGATGCCAGTCTCCGGGGCTGGGGTGCTCACTGCCTCGGCAGGCAGGTGCAGGGGCTTTGGAGCAAAGCGGAATCCCGACACTCCAACCTCTTGGAGCTGCAAGCAGCATACATGGCCCTACGGGCGTTCGAGAAACTGATACAGGGTGCTCGAGTCAAACTAATGTTGGACAAcaagacagcagtggcatatataGCCAGACAGGGCGGAACCAAGAGCTTGCCACTTCTGCAGGTGGCAACCAAGATATTTGTTTGGGCCGAAACACACCTGGAAGCCCTAACGGCAGCTTATATTCCGGGCAGCCAGAATTCCATCGCGGATCATCTGAGTCGGGACTTCCCGACAAGAACGAATGGGCCTTGAACTGGAAGTTCCTAGAACCAATATTTTCCGAGTGGGGGACACCCTCGGTGGATCTGATGGCGACTCGAGCCAATGCAAAGGCAACTCAATTTGTCTCCAGGTTCCGTTGCAACAGGTCCTTGACCCAGGATGCATTCTCCATTCCATGGGATTTTCCCCTAGTTTATGTTTTCCCGCCGGTGGCGCTAGCAATGAGAACTTTGTTAAAAATTGCGAAGGAGAAGGTCCAGACAATAATAATTCTTCCCTTTTGGCCGCAGAGGCCGTGGTTCCCTCTACTCCTACACATGGTGTAGGCTCCCCCGATACGGCTACCGCTAAGGAGGGACCTCCTATGGCAGCGCCAATGGGTACACCCCAACCTGAACAGGTTGCAACTGACGGCCTGGCTGCTGAATCAACCAGACTCCAGGCACAAGGCATCTCAAAGGAAGTAATTtctacactgttaaagtctagaaAGACCTCAACCAACGTCACCTACAACAGGGTCTGGGCAAGGTTTACAACCTTTGCATTGCAAGAAAATTTCTCCTCACTGAATCCGAGTGTGGCACAGGTACTGGACTTTTTGCAATCAGCTTTAAACAAAGGCTTGGCGTATAGTACGTTGAAAGTACAAATATCAGCCTTGTCGTGTTTTACAGGGCATAGATGGGCAGAAGAACCACtagtaaaacaatttttaaagGCAACCTTGAAAATAAATCCTCCAAGAAAGTGTCTGTTCCCGGCATGGGACTTAGGCACAGTGCTAAAAGCGTTGCTTCTACATCCTTTTGTACCGGCAGAATCTTGTCCATTCTGGTTTCTAACACTCAAGTTGGTTTTTCTCACCGCCGTAACATCGGCAAGGAgggtttcggagctagcggccctGTCCAGTAAAGAACCGTACTGCATCATTCTTCCGGACAAAGTAATTCTGAGGCCTTCACCAATAGCAACACCCAAGGTCGTTTCAAGATTCCACCTTAACTGGGAGGCAGTGCTACCCAGCTTTACATTACCTCCTAGGCAGGAAGAAGAACTTGACCTTAGACCTCTGGACATGGTCAACCTTTTCTCAATTTACCTACACCGTTCTCAACAAGTACGCAAAACGGATTCCCTTTTTGTCCTACCATCGGGACCTAAAAGAGGACAAGCAGCTTCAACAAGAATAATCTCAACCTGGATCACCAAAGTAATAAAGCTCACATACGAGAAACAGGGGCTGACGCCTCCACAGGCAACtagagctcattctaccagaggggtggcagcctctTGGGCAGCATTTGCCAAGATTCCGGTTGAAGAAATTTGCAAGACGGCTAGTTGGAGTTCCTGCAGGACCTTCGCTACGCATTACAGTCTAGACGTAACGTCATCTAAGGCGTCTAGGTTCGGAAACGCTGTGGTATCGGCACCATTTcagacaaaatgaaaaaaaaaaacaaaaaaaaaaaaaacaataaatatattacTTAAGCAGCATTTATAGTTGTCGTCCGAGTCTTATATATATTCCCGCCCTAAGGTGCTAAATCAaatcccatgatgtgctgacgggaggactggccaggaaaatggaaaattgttatccttaccttcggtaattttcctttcctggcctgtcctcacgtcagcacagcctTTCCCTCCCTATAGTCTGTCGTCCGCCAAAGTAgtggaacaaggactgggaggaggggccccctacttattagctaaaagaaggtggtactggtggaccaaaggagggattaacccatgatgtgctgaggacaggccaggaaaggaaaattaccgaaggtaaggataacaattttccattttaccttcatgtatagaatcagcctttagaacccctttaaccacttaaaggggttgtaaaggtaaaaaatgtttttcctaaatagcttcctttaccttagtgcagtcctccttcacttaccttatctcttctgagaaatccacacttcctgttcttctgtctgtaactccacacagtaatgcaagactttctccctggtgtggagtgtcgcgctcgacccctcccctggaatacaggataGTCAGGaccctctctacgttgcagatagagaaaggagctgtgtgttagtgggtgttctgactctcctgtagtccaagggagggggcgagcacgacactccacaccaggaagaaagccttgcattactgtgtggagttacagacatgccctgtacacacgatcggtccatccgataaaaacagtctgatggatttttccatcagttatccgatgaagctgactg
It encodes:
- the LOC120930427 gene encoding uncharacterized protein LOC120930427, whose translation is MSSQQPQNAPRSPDRSRSPKIRHERRKKSRHRSKSPQASGSRATHKSHSSPARKSSHSATVAEQDGSRPRPDDGLCWACSAPSEPGKLLCAGCIKDMATDREAEAKRIKDYIQDAVAEGIQAASATKTPRSRPKVSSVNQPGRDDSPTRETLSPGSSDSEEPSEYLFDFQYIESFVTAIREAIDWDQDVQPPEKIKRFFPSRKRQGVTFPLLPEIREWFEEEWERPERRANVQNRFSRLYPFKTPEADLWDSPLGIDVALQRLARQVALPLQDSTTFRDPMDRRADTDLKKVYSAAGAACRPAIALTSVSRALKVWTTRTQAALKAETGSEALIQTMEDFDLAADFIAEASMDLTKLLAKIMAFAVTAKRALWLRHWGADSTSKLSLCNIPFNGKVLFGKTLEEAISRATGGKSGLMPQRPRKRQQATRPAQPEYKRAYDARAYRPGREYTRPYWKNPQNSFLRKVKSRAAQTAKKPEKSF